A single Carettochelys insculpta isolate YL-2023 chromosome 2, ASM3395843v1, whole genome shotgun sequence DNA region contains:
- the LOC142009142 gene encoding C-C chemokine receptor type 9-like — protein MIFTNTTTQNDLANLHYYMDYSLVLPLYAGLLNYTDCICEKSHIWQFAQSFLPAFFWTIFSIGTMGNTLVILVYWKYRYRRNITDRYLLHLAIADLLLLFTLPFWAKAASNGWIFKNFMCKIVNSMYKINFYSCTLVLMCISVDRYISIVQAMKAKNSKRKRLLLSKVVSFGIWLIAIGLCIPEIVYSESKQANDITTCKMVYPPTVTRAIKVTVLALKLIIGFLLPLFVMVTCYAFITHTLLQAKRSQKRKSLKIIVLIIAVFLLSQLPYNSIVLVKTINTHTIIHGCQTSDNIDLAFQITQLIAFFHSCLNPFLYAFAGERFRKALFKILEDVTQCSGKSQKQNASVYDIQDGSSIWSALLGQSKIRDILTLSMQPNPSLMPNFCQSPFEVTGSLGGGGAVNSVLCKS, from the exons ATGATATTTACAAACACG ACGACCCAGAATGATTTGGCTAACCTGCATTATTACATGGATTATAGCTTGGTGTTGCCCCTGTACGCTGGCCTGCTTAACTACACAGATTGCATTTGTGAAAAAAGTCACATCTGGCAGTTCGCTCAAAGTTTTCTGCCAGCATTCTTCTGGACTATATTCTCCATTGGAACCATGGGTAACACCTTAGTCATCCTCGTCTACTGGAAGTACAGATACAGGAGGAACATCACGGACAGATATCTGCTGCACCTGGCCATTGCTGACCTGCTGCTCCTTTTCACCCTCCCTTTCTGGGCAAAAGCAGCATCAAATGGCTGGATCTTTAAGAATTTCATGTGCAAAATTGTCAATAGCATGTATAAGATCAACTTCTACAGCTGTACCTTAGTTCTAATGTGCATTAGTGTTGACAGGTATATTTCGATTGTCCAGGCAATGAAAGCTAAAAACTCTAAACGAAAAAGGCTCCTGCTCAGTAAAGTAGTTAGCTTTGGCATTTGGCTGATTGCAATTGGCTTATGCATTCCAGAAATAGTGTACAGTGAATCTAAGCAAGCTAACGATATAACTACTTGCAAGATGGTGTACCCTCCCACGGTTACCCGAGCCATCAAAGTTACTGTCCTAGCTTTGAAACTCATAATAGGATTCCTCCTTCCTCTTTTTGTCATGGTTACTTGTTATGCTTTTATAACGCACACTCTTCTGCAAGCCAAAAGATCCCAAAAGCGAAAATCATTAAAGATAATCGTCCTTATTATCGCAGTTTTCCTCCTCTCCCAGTTGCCTTACAACAGCATTGTGCTGGTTAAAACCATCAACACTCACACCATCATACATGGCTGCCAAACCTCTGACAATATCGACCTTGCATTCCAGATAACACAGCTCATTGCCTTCTTTCATAGCTGCCTGAACCCCTTCCTCTATGCATTTGCTGGGGAGAGATTCCGAAAAGCCCTGTTTAAAATTTTGGAGGATGTGACTCAGTGCAGTGGTAAGAGCCAAAAGCAGAACGCTTCCGTATATGATATTCAAGACGGGAGCTCAATATGGTCTGCTTTGCTGGGGCAATCAAAAATCAGGGACATTCTCACTTTGAGTATGCAACCAAATCCTTCATTGATGCCCAACTTCTGCCAATCTCCTTTTGAAGTTACTGGGagcctgggtggaggaggagcagtgaATTCAGTGCTGTGTAAGTCATAA